The following proteins are encoded in a genomic region of Haloarcula salinisoli:
- a CDS encoding glutathione S-transferase N-terminal domain-containing protein, protein MTDITLYRLQACPFCERVVRVLDDLDLAYRSRFVEPMHAERDVVKRLTGKRTVPAIVDEETGVTMSESANIVAYLQRTYGQDAGAAEEAA, encoded by the coding sequence ATGACCGACATTACACTGTACCGCTTGCAGGCCTGCCCGTTCTGTGAGCGGGTCGTCCGGGTGCTCGACGACCTCGACCTCGCCTACCGGTCGCGGTTCGTCGAACCGATGCACGCAGAGCGCGACGTCGTCAAGCGACTCACCGGCAAGCGCACCGTCCCGGCTATCGTCGACGAGGAGACCGGCGTCACGATGAGCGAGAGCGCCAACATCGTCGCGTATCTGCAGCGGACGTATGGACAGGACGCCGGCGCCGCCGAGGAGGCCGCCTGA
- a CDS encoding hemolysin family protein: protein MALPAPVELPVAMQQTFDVVGIAVPESAVLVGGIVTILLLIVLSAFFSSSEIAMFSLPAHRTEALVEDGVPGARTLQQLKADPHRLLVTILVGNNLVNIAMSSIATGLLGFYLSRGQAVLAATFGITAIVLLFGESAPKSYAVENTESWALRISKPLKLAEKVLLPLILFFDYLTRIVNKITGGRSAIETSYVTREEIQDIIETGEREGVLDEEEREMLQRTLRFNDTIAKEVMTPRLDMTAVAKDASIREALETAIQSGHARLPVYEGSLDNVIGVVHIRDLVRDLDYGEKFADDIVLEELIEPTLHVPESKNVDDLLTEMRAERLHMVIVIDEFGTTEGLVTMEDLTEEIVGEILEGEEEEPIEYIGDDTVTVKGEVNIEEVNEALGLELPEGEEFETIAGFIFNRAGRLVEEGETITYEGVEIRIEQVENTRIMKARILKLDLDEDEAEEAQVE from the coding sequence ATGGCCTTACCCGCGCCCGTAGAGTTGCCGGTGGCGATGCAACAGACGTTCGACGTCGTCGGCATCGCCGTCCCCGAGAGCGCCGTCCTCGTCGGCGGCATCGTCACGATACTCCTCCTCATCGTCCTGTCGGCCTTTTTCTCCTCCTCGGAGATCGCGATGTTCTCGCTGCCAGCCCACCGGACGGAAGCGCTGGTCGAGGACGGCGTGCCGGGGGCGCGCACCCTCCAGCAACTCAAGGCCGACCCGCACCGCCTGCTCGTGACCATCCTCGTCGGTAACAACCTCGTCAACATCGCGATGTCCTCCATCGCGACCGGACTGCTTGGCTTTTACCTCTCGCGAGGGCAGGCCGTGCTCGCGGCGACCTTTGGCATCACCGCCATCGTCCTGCTCTTTGGCGAGAGCGCCCCCAAGAGCTACGCCGTCGAGAACACGGAGTCGTGGGCGCTACGCATCTCGAAGCCGCTGAAGCTGGCCGAGAAGGTACTGCTCCCGCTCATCCTCTTTTTCGACTACCTGACCCGCATCGTCAACAAGATAACCGGCGGCCGGTCGGCCATCGAGACCTCCTACGTCACCCGCGAGGAGATACAGGACATCATCGAGACCGGCGAACGCGAGGGCGTCTTAGACGAAGAGGAACGGGAGATGCTCCAGCGCACGCTACGCTTCAACGACACCATCGCCAAGGAAGTGATGACGCCGCGTCTGGACATGACCGCCGTCGCCAAGGACGCCTCCATCCGCGAGGCCCTCGAGACGGCCATCCAGAGCGGCCACGCCCGGCTGCCCGTCTACGAGGGCAGCCTCGACAACGTCATCGGCGTCGTCCACATCCGCGACCTGGTCCGGGACTTAGACTACGGCGAGAAGTTCGCCGACGACATCGTCTTAGAGGAGCTCATCGAGCCGACCCTGCACGTCCCCGAATCGAAGAACGTCGACGACCTGCTAACCGAGATGCGCGCCGAGCGGCTCCACATGGTCATCGTCATCGACGAGTTCGGGACGACGGAAGGGCTCGTGACGATGGAGGACCTCACCGAGGAAATCGTCGGCGAGATTCTCGAAGGCGAGGAGGAAGAGCCAATCGAGTACATCGGCGACGACACCGTCACGGTCAAAGGCGAGGTCAACATCGAGGAAGTCAACGAGGCGCTGGGCCTCGAGCTCCCGGAGGGCGAGGAGTTCGAGACCATCGCCGGCTTCATCTTCAACCGCGCCGGCCGACTCGTCGAGGAAGGCGAGACCATCACCTACGAGGGCGTCGAGATACGCATCGAGCAGGTCGAGAACACCCGCATCATGAAAGCGCGCATCCTCAAGCTCGACCTCGACGAGGACGAGGCCGAGGAAGCCCAGGTCGAGTAG
- a CDS encoding inorganic phosphate transporter: MVATSVIVTLIVASAASLFMAWAIGAGSSGSTPFAPAVGANAISVMRAGFIVGILGLAGAVLQGANVTETVGGGLVLFPDGGGLSAIAAIVALVTAALLVAFGIFTGYPIATAFTVTGAVVGVGLAMGGQPATAKYIEIVSLWVAVPFVGGGIAYATASLLRNESVPEDVAVPLLGALVAALLANVRFVLLAPGSEQASVARAVGRALGTPILPTIAAVTLLSALVGGGLLYRDVRADPAAGQRHFLLVLGGLVAFSAGGSQVGLALGPLLPLLDSGPASIIPITGVLLFGGIGLLIGSWTGAPRMIKAIAQDYSSLGPRRSIAALIPSFLIAQTAVFFGLPVSFNEIIVSAIVGSGAAAGDGEVSRGKMGKTVLAWLGSLVLAFVLSYGLFFVVDSLF; the protein is encoded by the coding sequence ATGGTAGCGACGAGTGTGATTGTGACGCTCATCGTAGCGTCGGCGGCGAGTCTGTTCATGGCGTGGGCAATCGGGGCCGGGTCGTCGGGGTCGACACCGTTCGCCCCGGCGGTCGGAGCCAACGCGATATCCGTCATGCGAGCCGGCTTCATCGTCGGCATCCTCGGGCTGGCCGGCGCGGTGTTGCAGGGCGCGAACGTCACCGAGACGGTCGGTGGCGGCCTCGTTCTCTTCCCCGACGGCGGCGGGCTCTCCGCGATAGCGGCTATCGTCGCCCTCGTGACGGCGGCCCTGCTCGTGGCCTTTGGTATCTTCACCGGCTACCCCATCGCGACGGCCTTCACCGTCACCGGCGCCGTCGTCGGCGTCGGGCTGGCGATGGGCGGCCAGCCGGCGACGGCCAAGTACATCGAAATCGTCTCGCTGTGGGTCGCCGTACCCTTCGTCGGCGGCGGCATCGCCTACGCGACGGCCTCGTTACTGCGCAACGAGTCGGTCCCCGAAGACGTCGCGGTCCCACTGCTGGGCGCGCTCGTCGCCGCGCTGCTTGCGAACGTTCGCTTTGTCCTGCTTGCGCCCGGCTCCGAGCAGGCCTCCGTCGCGCGGGCGGTCGGCCGGGCGCTCGGGACGCCGATACTGCCGACGATAGCTGCCGTCACGCTCCTTTCGGCGCTGGTCGGTGGCGGCCTGCTCTACCGCGACGTGCGCGCCGACCCCGCGGCCGGGCAACGGCACTTCCTGCTCGTGCTGGGCGGTCTGGTCGCCTTCTCGGCCGGCGGGAGCCAGGTCGGGCTCGCGCTGGGTCCGCTGCTCCCGCTGCTGGACTCCGGTCCGGCCTCGATTATCCCGATTACGGGCGTGCTCCTCTTTGGCGGTATCGGCCTGCTCATCGGCTCCTGGACGGGCGCGCCGCGGATGATAAAGGCCATCGCACAGGACTACTCCTCGCTGGGGCCCCGGCGCTCCATCGCCGCGCTCATCCCGAGTTTCCTCATCGCCCAGACGGCCGTCTTCTTCGGTCTCCCGGTCTCGTTCAACGAGATCATCGTCTCGGCCATCGTCGGCTCCGGCGCCGCTGCCGGCGACGGCGAAGTCAGTCGCGGGAAGATGGGCAAAACGGTGCTGGCGTGGCTCGGCTCGCTCGTGCTCGCCTTCGTGCTGTCCTACGGACTCTTCTTCGTCGTCGACTCGCTATTCTGA
- a CDS encoding transcriptional regulator — MDEITFAVLGTGGIGRRTLEVSTEKEGLTPVAACDRHGVAIDHGGLDVDELLAATEGNIASDPEDRVSTDGGGAAAAGVKQTGEDAGVVASAQAEPTETPIDDVIAESEAIDAVLVALPNFEHDFIPRVVDRFAEADYSGTVIDVLKRSRVIDMLDDRADALEAAGMTVVCGAGATPGFLTGAAALAAQSFVEIESVDIWWGVGLKSGYEDNRGTVREDIAHLPDYDIEDAREMSEAEIEAVIDEHDGVIEFEDMEHADDVLLERAGICDAEDVTVGGILDLTADEKPTTTTVSVTGRTFDGETGTNTFQLDDDTSMEANVNGPALGYMKAGVRRNRAGEYGVFGPGELMPGF, encoded by the coding sequence ATGGACGAGATCACATTCGCCGTACTCGGCACCGGTGGTATCGGTCGACGAACGCTCGAAGTCTCGACGGAGAAGGAGGGGCTGACGCCCGTCGCGGCCTGTGACCGCCACGGGGTCGCCATCGACCACGGCGGACTCGACGTGGACGAACTGCTCGCGGCGACGGAGGGGAACATCGCCAGCGACCCCGAGGACCGGGTCTCGACGGACGGCGGCGGCGCGGCCGCGGCGGGGGTCAAGCAGACCGGCGAGGACGCCGGTGTCGTCGCCTCGGCCCAGGCCGAACCGACCGAGACGCCCATCGACGACGTCATCGCCGAGAGCGAGGCCATCGACGCCGTGCTGGTCGCCTTGCCGAACTTCGAACACGACTTCATCCCGCGGGTCGTCGACCGCTTCGCCGAGGCCGACTACTCGGGGACCGTCATCGACGTGCTCAAACGCTCCAGAGTCATCGACATGCTGGACGACCGGGCCGACGCACTGGAGGCTGCGGGGATGACCGTCGTCTGTGGCGCGGGCGCGACGCCGGGCTTTCTCACCGGCGCCGCGGCGCTTGCCGCCCAGTCGTTCGTCGAGATCGAGTCCGTCGACATCTGGTGGGGCGTCGGGCTCAAGTCGGGCTACGAGGACAACCGCGGGACCGTCCGCGAGGACATCGCGCACCTGCCCGACTACGACATCGAGGACGCACGCGAGATGAGCGAGGCCGAGATAGAGGCCGTCATCGACGAGCACGACGGCGTCATCGAGTTCGAGGACATGGAACACGCCGACGACGTGTTGCTTGAGCGGGCGGGCATCTGTGACGCCGAGGACGTCACCGTCGGCGGCATCCTCGACCTGACCGCCGACGAGAAGCCCACGACGACGACGGTCAGCGTCACGGGGCGGACCTTCGACGGCGAGACGGGGACGAACACGTTCCAGCTCGACGACGACACCAGCATGGAGGCCAACGTCAACGGCCCGGCGCTTGGCTACATGAAGGCGGGCGTCCGGCGCAACCGGGCCGGCGAGTACGGCGTGTTCGGCCCCGGCGAACTGATGCCGGGCTTTTAG
- a CDS encoding aminotransferase class I/II-fold pyridoxal phosphate-dependent enzyme — MGHGFDLSARLAEREAKGLRRELTPVERVAPSSRVAPDPKGGEPAFDDPSALVFAANDYLGLAADERVQDAAARAAREVGTGAGASRLVTGDTPVHRRLERAIAETKGTERALVFSSGYATNVGVLTALAPDVVFSDALNHASVIDGCRFAGAETVVYDHCDTADLAAKLAERDRGGDGESWLVVTDSVFSMDGDVAPLSELSDLADEYDAWLMVDEAHATGLYDDGGGIVQREGLADRVDVQMGTLSKALAAQGGYVAGSEALVEHLSNVARSFVFSTGLAPPAAAAATRALEIAREGDRRRRLWDIVARLREGLEDLGYEVRGSTQILPVVVGDRADTMALAECLRERGVLAPGIRPPTVPEGTSRIRLAPMATHTDEQVEQCLRALGEASREVGRR; from the coding sequence GTGGGCCACGGCTTCGACCTGTCGGCCCGACTGGCCGAGCGCGAGGCGAAGGGGCTGCGTCGGGAGCTGACGCCGGTCGAGCGGGTCGCCCCGTCGAGTCGCGTCGCCCCGGACCCGAAGGGGGGCGAGCCAGCGTTCGACGACCCGAGCGCGCTCGTCTTCGCGGCCAACGACTACCTCGGACTGGCGGCCGACGAGCGCGTCCAGGACGCGGCCGCCAGGGCCGCCCGCGAGGTCGGGACGGGGGCCGGCGCCAGCCGCCTGGTGACCGGCGACACGCCCGTCCACCGGCGGCTGGAACGGGCGATTGCGGAGACCAAGGGGACCGAGCGGGCGCTCGTGTTCTCCTCGGGCTACGCCACGAACGTCGGCGTGCTGACCGCGCTGGCGCCCGACGTGGTGTTCTCGGACGCCTTGAACCACGCCAGCGTCATCGACGGCTGTCGCTTCGCCGGCGCCGAGACGGTCGTCTACGACCACTGCGACACCGCGGACCTGGCGGCGAAACTCGCCGAGCGCGACCGCGGCGGCGACGGCGAGTCCTGGCTGGTGGTCACCGACTCCGTGTTCAGCATGGACGGTGACGTGGCGCCGCTCTCGGAACTCTCTGACCTTGCCGACGAGTACGACGCGTGGCTGATGGTCGACGAGGCCCACGCGACGGGGCTGTACGACGACGGTGGCGGCATCGTCCAGCGCGAGGGGCTCGCCGACCGCGTCGACGTCCAGATGGGGACCTTATCGAAGGCACTGGCCGCCCAGGGCGGCTACGTCGCCGGGAGCGAGGCGCTGGTCGAACATCTCAGCAACGTCGCCCGGTCGTTCGTCTTCTCGACGGGGCTTGCTCCGCCCGCGGCGGCCGCGGCGACCAGGGCGCTCGAAATCGCACGCGAGGGCGACCGACGGCGGCGGCTCTGGGATATCGTGGCCCGGTTGCGCGAGGGGCTCGAAGACCTGGGCTACGAGGTGCGTGGCTCGACCCAGATTCTCCCCGTGGTCGTCGGCGACCGCGCCGATACGATGGCCCTGGCCGAGTGTCTCCGCGAGCGGGGCGTCCTCGCGCCGGGCATCCGACCACCCACGGTGCCCGAGGGGACCAGCCGAATCCGGCTGGCCCCCATGGCGACCCACACCGACGAGCAGGTCGAGCAGTGCCTGCGCGCCCTCGGCGAGGCCAGCCGGGAGGTCGGGCGCCGATGA